Proteins encoded together in one Erinaceus europaeus chromosome 11, mEriEur2.1, whole genome shotgun sequence window:
- the LOC132541424 gene encoding uncharacterized protein LOC132541424 isoform X2, whose translation MEERQQEPKSWQREPSHCLSLLGRPVLCSPSCARRGGQGAGTRRPPHRPSRALSAPPGSRPATSPLPVRAGRGRLSWAGGQGGTAPRDPGAPSKAETWTLLLKTLVSSRICQVQSSFGKASRAVGGKPTMWLTPAGHSQVFALQLLPLLSPRPLRVPGRAGRARQRRSAVLGRAKEPPAGQTPQERLPLPLPSPRGRGPAGGHYYSPGTLYAGGLFKETENITTTTTTTTTKKKTNHAPKPTLISSIGQRFKLCHENDLLSLKPA comes from the coding sequence ATGGaggaaagacagcaggaaccaaaGAGTTGGCAGCGAGAGCCGAGCCACTGCCTCTCCCTGCTCGGTCGGCCTGTGCTCTGCAGCCCCAGCTGTGCGAGGCGCGGGGGCCAGGGCGCGGGGACTCGCCGCCCTCCCCACAGACCCAGCCGGGCGCTCTCGGCTCCTCCAGGGTCCCGACCCGCAACCTCGCCGCTCCCCGTAAGGGCCGGGCGAGGAAGGCTCTCCTGGGCCGGAGGCCAGGGCGGGACAGCACCGCGGGACCCCGGAGCCCCCAGTAAGGCGGAGACTTGGACCCTGCTTCTGAAAACGCTAGTCTCCTCCAGGATTTGTCAAGTCCAAAGCAGCTTCGGGAAGGCTTCGCGGGCTGTCGGGGGGAAACCCACTATGTGGCTCACCCCTGCTGGTCACTCTCAAGTCTTCGCCTTGCAGCTTCTCCCACTCCTGAGCCCCCGCCCTCTCCGGGTCCCGGGCCGCGCGGGCAGAGCCCGCCAAAGGAGGAGCGCGGTTTTAGGCAGAGCGAAGGAGCCCCCTGCTGGCCAGACGCCGCAGGAGCGGCTCCcgctcccacttccctctccccGGGGGCGCGGCCCCGCTGGCGGCCACTACTACTCTCCTGGGACCCTCTATGCTGGGGGGTTGTTTAAAGAAACCGaaaacataacaacaacaacaacaacaacaacaacaaaaaagaaaacaaatcatgCGCCCAAACCCACTCTCATCTCATCTATTGGTCAAAG
- the LOC132541424 gene encoding uncharacterized protein LOC132541424 isoform X1 encodes MEERQQEPKSWQREPSHCLSLLGRPVLCSPSCARRGGQGAGTRRPPHRPSRALSAPPGSRPATSPLPVRAGRGRLSWAGGQGGTAPRDPGAPSKAETWTLLLKTLVSSRICQVQSSFGKASRAVGGKPTMWLTPAGHSQVFALQLLPLLSPRPLRVPGRAGRARQRRSAVLGRAKEPPAGQTPQERLPLPLPSPRGRGPAGGHYYSPGTLYAGGLFKETENITTTTTTTTTKKKTNHAPKPTLISSIGQRFIMPFLKIQKFTCENVCSSQ; translated from the coding sequence ATGGaggaaagacagcaggaaccaaaGAGTTGGCAGCGAGAGCCGAGCCACTGCCTCTCCCTGCTCGGTCGGCCTGTGCTCTGCAGCCCCAGCTGTGCGAGGCGCGGGGGCCAGGGCGCGGGGACTCGCCGCCCTCCCCACAGACCCAGCCGGGCGCTCTCGGCTCCTCCAGGGTCCCGACCCGCAACCTCGCCGCTCCCCGTAAGGGCCGGGCGAGGAAGGCTCTCCTGGGCCGGAGGCCAGGGCGGGACAGCACCGCGGGACCCCGGAGCCCCCAGTAAGGCGGAGACTTGGACCCTGCTTCTGAAAACGCTAGTCTCCTCCAGGATTTGTCAAGTCCAAAGCAGCTTCGGGAAGGCTTCGCGGGCTGTCGGGGGGAAACCCACTATGTGGCTCACCCCTGCTGGTCACTCTCAAGTCTTCGCCTTGCAGCTTCTCCCACTCCTGAGCCCCCGCCCTCTCCGGGTCCCGGGCCGCGCGGGCAGAGCCCGCCAAAGGAGGAGCGCGGTTTTAGGCAGAGCGAAGGAGCCCCCTGCTGGCCAGACGCCGCAGGAGCGGCTCCcgctcccacttccctctccccGGGGGCGCGGCCCCGCTGGCGGCCACTACTACTCTCCTGGGACCCTCTATGCTGGGGGGTTGTTTAAAGAAACCGaaaacataacaacaacaacaacaacaacaacaacaaaaaagaaaacaaatcatgCGCCCAAACCCACTCTCATCTCATCTATTGGTCAAAG